A stretch of DNA from Rhodospirillaceae bacterium:
CTGCAACCGATGGGCGTCGCGCTGTCCGTGGCGTCGGCGCTGGCGATCTCCGGCAACATCCTGGTCAGCGGCAAGCTGATGCGCCACGGCATGTCGCCCGTTGCCGTGGCCTTCTGGATGGTGCTCGGCTCGTCCATCGCGTATGGCGGCAGCCTCGTCGCCTCCGGCGGCTTCCATTGGCCGAACAGCACGACCGGCTGGGCGGCCTTTTCCGGCACGATCGTTTTCATCTGCGTGGCCTTCTTGATGTTTTACGGCGCGCTCAACTTCCTGCGCGAATCGCGCACCGCCCTGGTGATGAATCTGGAGCCGGTCTTCACCATCGTCATGGCCGTCTTCCTGTTCGGCGAAGCCTTCGGCGCGACCCAGTGGCTTGGTGCGGGGCTGGTCGTCCTTGCAATCTTCGGCGTCGCGCTGGCCGGGCGGAAGGCGTAGGCGGGTAATCCTCCGACCCGTCAGGATTCGGCGGCCGTCCTGTCCCGACGGCATTTCCGCATCGCTGTAATTGTCGCCCCGGACGGAGCGCAGCGACGATCCGGGGCCCAGGGCCGTGACGAGAGGCCTTTCGGGTCGTCCCTGGACCCCGGCTCGCCCTCTGGTTGGCCGGGGTGACATCGGGGTTTTCCACAAAAGACCTCTGTGTGGTCGGAAACCGCAATATCTTGATATTATCGCAACATAACGCAGCTATCCCCAATTCATACACAACATTTAGTTGACAGACCGGCATCCTTCGCAATATCTTGCGCCAAGTGGACCGCGATCCACAAGATACGGGATAGAGGAGTCTGCGCCGCTCGGGCGTCTGGCGGACAGGGAGATGCCGATGAAAATCCGGCGCCAGTTCACGGTCGAAGGCCGGGATGCCTATGACGGCATCGCCTTCCGGAAGGCGACGAGCGAGATCCGCAATCCGGACGGCTCCGTCGTGTTCAGCAACGACCGGGTCGAGGCGCCGGAAGACTGGTCCCAGGTCGCCATCGACATCCTGGCCCAGAAATATTTCCGCAAGGCCGGGGTGGCGGACGACGCCGATCTCGAACCCGTCCCGGAAGAGAATGTCCCCGACTGGCTGGCCCGGCGCGCGCCGAAGAAGGGCGCCCGAATGGACCCGGGGACCGGCGGCGAGACCAGCGCCAAGCAGGTGTTCGACCGGCTCGCCGGCACCTGGACCTACTGGGGCTGGAAGGGCGGCTATTTCGCCGGCGAGGCCGACGCCCGCGCCTATTTCGACGAGATGCGCTTCATGCTGGCGCGCCAGATGGCGGCGCCGAACTCGCCGCAATGGTTCAACACGGGCCTGCACTGGGCCTACGGCATCGACGGCCCCGGCCAGGGCCACCACTATGTCGACCACGAGACCGGAGTGCTGACCGAGGCCTCTTCGGCCTATGAGCACCCCCAGCCCCATGCCTGCTTCATCCAGTCCATCGCCGACGACCTGGTGAACGACGGCGGCATCATGGACCTGTGGGTGCGCGAGGCGCGCCTGTTCAAATACGGCTCGGGCACCGGCACCAACTTCTCCACCCTGCGCGGCGAGTGCGAACCGCTGTCGGGCGGCGGCAAGTCCAGCGGCCTGATGAGCTTCCTCAAGATCGGCGACCGGGCGGCCGGCGCGATCAAGTCCGGCGGCACCACGCGGCGCGCCGCCAAGATGGTCATCGTCGACGTCGACCATCCGGACATCGAGGATTTCGTCAACTGGAAGGTCAGGGAAGAGCAGAAGGTCGCCGCGCTGGTCGCCGGCTCGAAGCTCGCGCGCAAGCATCTCAACGAGATCATGCGCGCCTGCCGCGCGTTCGACGGCGCCGAGCCCTTCAACCCGCGCGCCAACCCCAGCCTGCGCAAGGCGATCCGCAGGGCGCGCAAGGCGATGCTGCCGCAGAACTACATCCAGCGGGTCATCCAGTTCGCCGAACAGGGCTTCGAGGAGATCGAATTCGCGACCTACGACACCGACTGGGATTCGGAGGCCTACCTCACCGTTTCGGGCCAGAATTCCAACAACTCGGTGCGCGTCACCAACGAGTTCCTCGACGCCGCGATGGCGAACGGCGAGTGGACGCTCTACAAGCGCACGACCGGGGACGAGCACCGCAGGGTCAATGCCGGCGAATTGTGGCGGCAGATCGCCGAGGCCGCCTGGCAGTCGGCCGATCCGGGCGTCCAGTTCGATTCGACGATCAACGAGTGGCACACCTGCCCGGCCGGCGGGCGCATCAACGCGTCCAACCCGTGCTCGGAATACATGTTCCTGGACGATACGGCGTGCAACCTGGCGTCGCTCAACCTGCTCGCCTTCCGCAAGGCCGACGGCGCCTTCGATGTCGCCGGCTTCGAGCACGCCGTGCGGCTGTGGACGCTGACGCTGGAAATCTCCGTCCTGATGGCGCAGTTCCCGTCGCGCCGGATCGCCGAGCTGTCCTACCGCTACCGCACGCTCGGCCTCGGCTTCGCCAATGTCGGCGGCTACCTGATGGCATCGGGCCTGCCCTACGACAGCGACGAAGGCCGCGCCTTCTGCGGCGCGGTGAGCGCGCTGATGACCGGCGCGGCCTACGAGACCTCGGCCGACATGGCCGCCGAGCTCGGCCCCTTCCCCGGCCATGCCGACAACGCCGCCGCCATGCTGCGGGTGATGCGCAACCACCGCCGCGCCGCCTGGGGCGAGACCGGGGGCTACGAGGACCTCGCCGTCCTGCCCGTCCCGCTCGACCGGGCGGCCTGCCCGGACCGGGCGCTGCTCGACGCCGCCCGCGCGGCGTGGGACCGGGCGTACGAGAAGGGCGCGACCGCCGGCTACCGCAACGCCCAGGCGACGGTGATCGCGCCGACCGGGACGATCGGCCTGGTCATGGACTGCGACACCACCGGGATCGAGCCGGACTTCGCGCTGGTCAAGTTCAAGAAGCTCGCCGGCGGCGGCTATTTCAAGATCATTAACCGGCTGGCGCCGCTGGCCCTGCGCACACTCGGTTACGCCACGCCGCAGATCGAGGAGATGATCCGCTACGCCGTCGGCAACGGCTCGCTGGAGGAGTCGCCGGCGATCGACCATGCGGCGCTGCGCCGGGCCGGCTTCACCGAGGCCATGATCGAGCGGGTCGAGGACGCCCTCGCCCAGGCTTTCGACATCAAGTTCGTCTTCAACAAGTGGACCCTGGGCGAGGATTTCTGCGTCAACCGGCTCGGCCTCGACCCGGACGCGCTCGACGATCCGGAATTCGACATGCTCGCCGCCCTCGGCTTCTCGCGCCGCGAGATCGAGGCCGCCAACGCCTGGGTGTGCGGGGCGATGACCCTGGAAGGCGCGCCGCATCTGAAGGACGAGCATCTGCCGGTGTTCGACTGCGCCTCGCCGTGCGGGCGGTCCGGCAGGCGCTTCCTGAGCTGGGAGAGCCACATCCGCATGATGGCGGCGGCCCAGCCCTTCGTCTCCGGCGCGATCTCCAAGACGATCAACATGCCGAACGCGGCGACGGTCGAGGACTGCCGCAAGGCCTATGAGCTGTCGTGGAAGCTGGGCGTCAAGGCCAACGCGCTCTACCGCGACGGCTCCAAGCTCAGCCAGCCGCTCTCGGCCACCGTGTTCGACGATCTCGGCGACGAGGACGCGGCCGAGGAGGCCAAGGAGGCCGCAATCCGGGCCCCGGCGGCGGAACAGGCCGCGCAGGTCGCCATGCAGGCCACCCGCATCGTCGCCGAGAAGGCCGAGCGCGCCAGCCGGGAGCGCCTGCCGCACCGGCGCCGCGGCTATACCCAGAAGGCGATCGTCGGCGGCCACAAGGTCTATCTGCGCACCGGCGAATACGACGACGGCACGCTCGGCGAAATCTTCATCGACATGCACAAGGAAGGCAGCTCCTTCCGCAGCATCATGGACAGCTTCGCCATCGCCGTCTCGATGGGCCTGCAATACGGCGTGCCGCTCGAGGAGTTCGTCGACTCCTTCACCTTCACCCGCTTCGAGCCCCAGGGCCTGGTCGAGGGCAACGACGCCATCAAGATGGCGACCTCGGTGATCGACTACATCTTCCGCGAGCTGGCGGTCTCCTACCTGGACCGGGAAGACCTCGCCCACGCCACCGGCACCGACATGCTGCCCGACATCATCGGCAGCGGCGTCGCGGAGAGCGCGCTGGCCGACGACGCGGCCGCCCACGCCGCCGCCGTGCTCGACGGGGTCCAGAAGGTCGCGAGCAACGGCTTCGTGCGCAACAAGTTCGCCGTCCTGGAGGGCGGCCTGTCGCTGGCCGCGAATGGCGGCGGCAATGGATCGGGCAACGGGTCCGGCCATGGCGCCGGGAACGGGGCCGGTAACGGGGCCGGCAACGGCGCTGGTAATGGCGCTGGCAATGTTTCGGGACAACAGTCTTCGGCCGGCAAGCCGGCAGGCGTTTCCGCCGCATCCTCCGGCGGCGGCAACGGCGGCTTGCAGACCGCGGAGCTCGAGGGCGGGTCAGCGGCTCTCGAGGTATCTCCCGCGGTCGCCGAGGCGGTCGACCTCAAGCTCGACCAGATCCGCGAGGCGCGGATGAAGGGCTATGAGGGCGACTCCTGCGGCGAATGCGGGAACTTCACCCTGGTGCGCAACGGCACGTGTCTCAAGTGCGACACCTGCGGGGCGACCAGCGGGTGCAGCTGACCGGGCATTTTTGCCCGTCCGTTACTCCTCCCTGAAACTGCGGGGCGCGCCCGAAGGGGCCGCCCCTTTTTCTCGGTGGGAGCGGTTTCTCTTTCCATGTAACGAAGCAGATCGCTACTTGCCTCCAATGACAGGAACATGTAATGAACAAATAGCGTATGCAGTGGGACGCCTGCTTTCAGGGCAACCCGTCACCGTGACCGCGGCAACCAACCCTGAACCGAACCGATGACTAAACCGAACTTCGCGACCGGGACGGTCTGGACCGGCGACAACCTGCCGGTCTTGCGGGGCATGAACGACGCCTGCGTCGACCTGATCTATCTCGATCCGCCGTTCAACTCAAATCGACTCTATGAAGCGCCGATAGGGTCAACAGCTGCTGGCGCGGCATTTAAGGATGCGTGGACATTGAGCGATGTTGATGTCCACGAACACGGCGAACTAGCGGATCGCAATCCGGCGGCGTATTCGGTGATTGAAGCCGCGCGCCAAGCGCACGGCAAGGGGATGCAGGCATATTTGGTCATGATGGCCGTGCGCCTCTTGGAGATGCACCGCGTCCTGAAGCCGACTGGCAGCATCTACCTTCACTGCGATTCTACCGCTTCGCATTACCTCAAATTGCTCATGGACGGTGTGTTCGGGCGTTCCATGTTTCTAGCCTGTATTACATGGCGGCGCACCTACGCACATAACGACAAGATGTTCGGTTCCCTTTCGGAACAAATTCTCTGGTACGGAAACGGAGGGGAGCAGACGAAGAATATGGTTGACGTGGTGGTCCCGTTTACTGCCGCGGAACTGAAGAAGAAATATCCGCACAAAGATGGGCGCGGGCAGCATATGCGTGACAATCTCATGGCCTCAGGGACTCGGAATGGTGAAAGCGGACAGGCGTGGAAGGGTTGTGATCCGACAAGCTACGGACGACATTGGAGCGTCCCTAGAACTGGCCAATACGCGAAATATCTGAATGATGTTTTGTTGCCCGGTTATCTCGACATCAAGGGGCCGCGTGACCGATTGATCGCACTCGACGATGCAGGGTTCATTCATTGGACAGATACCGGTGTCCCGCTGCTGAAACGGTATGCCATGCCAGGACAGGGAACGATTCCCGGTGATATTTGGACAGATGTTCCTCCGCTATCCCGGAAGACGAAAGAACGCACAGGTTATCCGACACAGAAGCCATTGGCGTTGCTTGATCGAATAATTCGTGCGTCTAGCAATCCCGATGACATGGTGCTTGACCCTTTTTGTGGTTGCGCTACTGCGCTTGTCGCGGCGGATCGGTTAGGGCGCCGATGGGCTGGAATCGACCTGTCACCGCTTGCCGTGAAGTTGGTCAACGACCGGATTGCGGCGGACAGGGCGGACAAGAAAGGCGGCCACCATATCGGCGGCAGCCTATGGGGCGGTGCTACGGCGCTCACCACGCCGCCAAAGCGCACCGATCTCGGCGACCTGCCGAACTACCGGACGCATCGGCACCGGCTCTATGGCGAGCAAGAGGGTGTCTGCGTCGGCTGCGATACGCATTTCCCGTTCCGCGTCATGGACGTGGATCATATTCTGCCGCGGTCGCGCGGCGGGACCGATCATCCCGACAATCTTCAACTGCTGTGCTCCGGCTGCAACCGCAGCAAGGGCGGCAGAACGATGGCCGAATGGAGGGCTACTCAAGGATGAGAAATTTCGACCTGATGGTCAGGTTGCTCGAAGAGATGGCCGCTAAGCCTGATGGGCGGATTATACTCGTGAACTCCTTCGGAATGTCCGAGGAAAGGCTAGAGCGCCGTCATCATGCGGAAAATCTTTGTGATGCTGGTCGGGTTGAATGGGAATCCGAACATGTGTTTCGGATCACCAACGAGGGGTACGACTTTCTCGCTGCCCTAAAGAAGAACCCACGCCTCCGAGATAAGGCGAAGAAACTGATTGCCCAAGGAGAATCGTGGCTAGCAATGTTCGAGAAAATCACGTCGCTTGTTGACAAGATTTAGGTCACGTTCTCGGAGGGGAATTATATAGCTGACTAAGCAAGTTTAGAGCGGAATCCGATCATGTTGCGCGATACCCTGTGGCATTGAAGTAGTTTTTGCATTCTTGCGGTGAGAAGGTGAAGGAGATTTGGCGAATAGTGTTCCAGAGACCGTCGACGGTTTTCTCAGCGGCTTTTCGCAGTTTGGCCTTGAGCTTTGCGAAGGCGAGTTCGATGGGATTGAAGTCAGGGCTGTAGGGGGCAGAACGAGGAGTTGGGCGTAGGAATCGAGAGCATGTACCATCCAATACCTAGACAATGGCTCGAAACGACCAATCGGGTTGACGTTCAGTTCTACAACGGAGTCGAGACAAAGTCTGTCTCCGGCTCCGGCTTCTGGGTAGCCGTATCCGGAGACTCGGACCTCTCGGTGTTCATCACCAACAGGCATCTCGTCGACATGGTGTACAAGGATAAGAAGTATCGTGGAGCGGGCTATCGATTATCGCGCTTGACCGTCTCTTCACACAGCACGGTTCCACGCAATCGAGGCGTTGTCGTCGACTTGGAGGATAACATCGACATCAGGGTGCATACGAGCTACGGCGTGGACATCGCCATTTTGATTCCATATACATCTGACGGGAGGGTGCCCCCTTTTACTATACCGGCCAATCCTCTCTTTGCAGATCAATCATTTTTTGAGAGCCTTCCCTGGGGGGCGCAGGTCTCCTTTGCCTCGTTCCAAGCTTGGCAGGACAACATCACGCAGAAGCCCATCTTGAGAACTGGGATCGTATCCAGCGATCCCCGAGACAACTATTCCAGCGATTTGGTTGACGACAGGAAGAGCGCCCTGCTGCTTGAGGCTTTCTCATTTTCCGGCAGCTCCGGTTCGCCAATCTTTGCAAATGCCTTTGGCCTCCCGATGGATGACAGGCTGCTCACGGGAGGCCCCGGTTTTCGCGAGGCTCGAGTCATTGGAATCGTGTGCGGCCACATCCAGCACCCCGACGGCAACGTGGGCTTGTCCTACTGTCACAAGTCGACTGTGTTGCTCGAAATGCTCAGCCAACCCGACTCTCTAGAGCGGCTCCGCATCGGCTGATCGCGACTTTGGGTGGATGAAAGAAAATCAATCCGGTTGTAGGTACCAAGCCGGTTTGCGTAGTTAGGTATATTATTCTCGTCCGACCCTGAAGATGCCGCGCAGCAGCGGCCGGTCACCACCCGATCCTCCACACCGTCATTCCGGCCGGAGCCCCGGACCTGATCCGCGGCGGAGTGAAGGACTCTCGTCGCCGCACGATGGCGCCTGTTCCCCGGGCCGAGCCGAGATTCCTCCGCTTGCTTGCGCTCGGTCGGGATGACGGGACGGGGCAGCGGCTTCGCCGCCCCGCGCCGGCGCTGCTTCCACACCCCCTCCTTCACGCTGCACCCTCGCATCGGGAAAGGAACCCGGCGCCCTTTCCTGCGCCCATATTGCCGGCAGCCTGCGCTATCCGGACGC
This window harbors:
- a CDS encoding vitamin B12-dependent ribonucleotide reductase translates to MKIRRQFTVEGRDAYDGIAFRKATSEIRNPDGSVVFSNDRVEAPEDWSQVAIDILAQKYFRKAGVADDADLEPVPEENVPDWLARRAPKKGARMDPGTGGETSAKQVFDRLAGTWTYWGWKGGYFAGEADARAYFDEMRFMLARQMAAPNSPQWFNTGLHWAYGIDGPGQGHHYVDHETGVLTEASSAYEHPQPHACFIQSIADDLVNDGGIMDLWVREARLFKYGSGTGTNFSTLRGECEPLSGGGKSSGLMSFLKIGDRAAGAIKSGGTTRRAAKMVIVDVDHPDIEDFVNWKVREEQKVAALVAGSKLARKHLNEIMRACRAFDGAEPFNPRANPSLRKAIRRARKAMLPQNYIQRVIQFAEQGFEEIEFATYDTDWDSEAYLTVSGQNSNNSVRVTNEFLDAAMANGEWTLYKRTTGDEHRRVNAGELWRQIAEAAWQSADPGVQFDSTINEWHTCPAGGRINASNPCSEYMFLDDTACNLASLNLLAFRKADGAFDVAGFEHAVRLWTLTLEISVLMAQFPSRRIAELSYRYRTLGLGFANVGGYLMASGLPYDSDEGRAFCGAVSALMTGAAYETSADMAAELGPFPGHADNAAAMLRVMRNHRRAAWGETGGYEDLAVLPVPLDRAACPDRALLDAARAAWDRAYEKGATAGYRNAQATVIAPTGTIGLVMDCDTTGIEPDFALVKFKKLAGGGYFKIINRLAPLALRTLGYATPQIEEMIRYAVGNGSLEESPAIDHAALRRAGFTEAMIERVEDALAQAFDIKFVFNKWTLGEDFCVNRLGLDPDALDDPEFDMLAALGFSRREIEAANAWVCGAMTLEGAPHLKDEHLPVFDCASPCGRSGRRFLSWESHIRMMAAAQPFVSGAISKTINMPNAATVEDCRKAYELSWKLGVKANALYRDGSKLSQPLSATVFDDLGDEDAAEEAKEAAIRAPAAEQAAQVAMQATRIVAEKAERASRERLPHRRRGYTQKAIVGGHKVYLRTGEYDDGTLGEIFIDMHKEGSSFRSIMDSFAIAVSMGLQYGVPLEEFVDSFTFTRFEPQGLVEGNDAIKMATSVIDYIFRELAVSYLDREDLAHATGTDMLPDIIGSGVAESALADDAAAHAAAVLDGVQKVASNGFVRNKFAVLEGGLSLAANGGGNGSGNGSGHGAGNGAGNGAGNGAGNGAGNVSGQQSSAGKPAGVSAASSGGGNGGLQTAELEGGSAALEVSPAVAEAVDLKLDQIREARMKGYEGDSCGECGNFTLVRNGTCLKCDTCGATSGCS
- a CDS encoding DNA methyltransferase, which encodes MTKPNFATGTVWTGDNLPVLRGMNDACVDLIYLDPPFNSNRLYEAPIGSTAAGAAFKDAWTLSDVDVHEHGELADRNPAAYSVIEAARQAHGKGMQAYLVMMAVRLLEMHRVLKPTGSIYLHCDSTASHYLKLLMDGVFGRSMFLACITWRRTYAHNDKMFGSLSEQILWYGNGGEQTKNMVDVVVPFTAAELKKKYPHKDGRGQHMRDNLMASGTRNGESGQAWKGCDPTSYGRHWSVPRTGQYAKYLNDVLLPGYLDIKGPRDRLIALDDAGFIHWTDTGVPLLKRYAMPGQGTIPGDIWTDVPPLSRKTKERTGYPTQKPLALLDRIIRASSNPDDMVLDPFCGCATALVAADRLGRRWAGIDLSPLAVKLVNDRIAADRADKKGGHHIGGSLWGGATALTTPPKRTDLGDLPNYRTHRHRLYGEQEGVCVGCDTHFPFRVMDVDHILPRSRGGTDHPDNLQLLCSGCNRSKGGRTMAEWRATQG